Proteins from a genomic interval of Streptomyces sp. NBC_01445:
- a CDS encoding hydrogenase maturation nickel metallochaperone HypA/HybF, producing MHEMSIAMAVVGQVQEAAELNGGVTAVSSVRLQVGELAGVVPDALSFCFELACAETLLEGAELVTESVPGRARCSPCADEWAVGMPPRLCCPRCGEPTPELLAGRELQIVSVRWEEEPTARQRTCEPISEER from the coding sequence ATGCACGAGATGTCCATCGCCATGGCTGTCGTCGGCCAGGTGCAAGAGGCGGCGGAACTGAACGGCGGCGTCACCGCGGTCAGTTCGGTGCGACTACAGGTCGGCGAGCTCGCCGGAGTCGTCCCGGACGCCCTGTCCTTCTGCTTCGAACTCGCCTGCGCCGAAACCCTCCTTGAGGGGGCTGAACTTGTCACCGAGTCCGTGCCCGGCCGGGCACGTTGCTCACCTTGTGCCGACGAATGGGCGGTGGGCATGCCGCCGCGGCTGTGCTGTCCGCGCTGCGGTGAGCCGACGCCCGAGCTGCTGGCGGGCCGAGAGCTGCAGATCGTCAGCGTGCGCTGGGAGGAAGAGCCGACCGCCCGCCAACGAACCTGCGAACCGATCTCCGAGGAGCGCTGA
- a CDS encoding hydrogenase maturation protease encodes MTGANTTGARTLVAGVGNIFLGDDGFGVETVRVLATHHLPGHVEVMDIGVRGVHLAYQLLDGYDTLVLVDATARGGDPGTLYRIEVDSPGDIAPQAPVLDGHHMSPDAVLALLETLCSGTGGTPPGRTVVVGCEPASLEECIGLSAPVAAAVPEAVRLIQAIVCEGEAPAVGTAAHEARK; translated from the coding sequence GTGACCGGGGCCAACACGACCGGCGCTCGAACCCTCGTCGCCGGCGTGGGGAACATTTTTCTCGGCGACGACGGATTCGGCGTCGAGACGGTGCGCGTACTCGCAACACACCATCTTCCCGGGCATGTCGAGGTCATGGACATCGGTGTACGGGGTGTGCACCTCGCGTACCAACTGCTCGACGGATACGACACCCTCGTGCTCGTCGACGCCACCGCCCGAGGCGGTGACCCTGGAACGCTCTACCGCATCGAAGTCGATTCGCCTGGTGACATCGCGCCGCAAGCCCCCGTGCTCGACGGCCATCACATGTCACCGGACGCGGTCCTGGCCCTGCTGGAGACCCTCTGCTCCGGGACCGGCGGCACACCTCCCGGCCGCACCGTCGTGGTCGGCTGCGAGCCCGCCTCCCTGGAGGAATGCATCGGTCTGAGCGCTCCGGTGGCCGCCGCGGTTCCGGAAGCCGTGCGTCTGATCCAGGCGATCGTGTGTGAGGGCGAGGCGCCTGCAGTCGGGACCGCTGCCCATGAGGCCCGTAAGTGA
- the hypB gene encoding hydrogenase nickel incorporation protein HypB — protein sequence MCRTVDLHQAVLAKNDATAHALRAELAGRGTTMINLLSSPGSGKTALLERELLRARERGVPTAALTADLATENDARRLARSGVPVKQVLTDGLCHLEASMLGRHLEGWLPEATRLLFVENVGNLVCPASYDLGEDLRVVLASVTEGEDKPLKYPTAFGLAHLVVVTKADIAEAVEFDEEAFRAHVEQVNPGVEVVLTSARRGSGVGELLDRALAVADGGAVHEPVMAAQPHEHHHHDHVDDVVMTRPLL from the coding sequence ATGTGCCGAACCGTGGACCTGCACCAGGCGGTGCTCGCCAAGAACGACGCGACCGCACATGCTCTACGCGCCGAACTCGCGGGCCGCGGCACCACGATGATCAATCTGCTGTCCAGCCCCGGAAGCGGGAAGACGGCCCTGCTGGAACGCGAACTCCTGCGCGCGCGTGAGCGCGGAGTGCCGACCGCCGCGCTGACCGCCGACCTCGCCACCGAGAACGACGCCAGACGACTGGCCCGGTCGGGCGTGCCGGTCAAGCAGGTGCTCACCGACGGGCTGTGCCACCTCGAAGCCTCGATGCTCGGGCGGCACCTGGAAGGCTGGCTGCCGGAAGCCACCCGCCTGCTGTTCGTGGAAAACGTCGGGAATCTGGTCTGCCCGGCCTCCTACGACCTCGGAGAGGACCTTCGGGTCGTCCTCGCGTCAGTCACCGAAGGCGAGGACAAGCCTCTGAAGTACCCCACTGCCTTCGGCCTCGCGCACCTGGTCGTGGTCACCAAGGCCGACATCGCCGAAGCCGTCGAGTTCGACGAGGAGGCCTTCCGCGCGCACGTCGAGCAGGTCAACCCCGGAGTGGAGGTGGTCCTGACGTCGGCCCGACGGGGCAGCGGCGTGGGGGAGTTGCTCGATCGTGCCCTCGCGGTTGCGGACGGCGGGGCCGTCCACGAACCGGTCATGGCCGCACAGCCGCACGAGCACCACCATCACGATCACGTGGACGATGTCGTCATGACGCGGCCCCTCCTGTGA
- the hypE gene encoding hydrogenase expression/formation protein HypE: MPETTRLTAVDPTAWTCPVALRDHPRVVMGHGGGGALSAELVQHIFAPAFGGETLSQLGDSAAISLGGVRMAFSTDSYVVRPLFFPGGSIGDLAVNGTVNDLAMSGARAAYLSCGFILEEGVEMSVVARVAETLGAAARRAGVEVVTGDTKVVESGHGDGVFINTAGIGLIPSGVDIRPQRVVPGDVVIVSGDIGVHGVAIMSVREGLEFGVEIESDCAALGGLVDCMLAVTPDLHVLRDPTRGGLAAALNEIAVASGAGVVIREGDVPVPPAVANACAILGLDPLYVANEGKLVAFVPREHADAVLDAMRAHPLGANARVIGEAVAEHPGMVVARTGLGGTRVVDLPIGEQLPRIC; the protein is encoded by the coding sequence TTGCCTGAGACCACCCGACTCACAGCCGTGGACCCGACCGCATGGACCTGCCCGGTCGCATTGCGTGATCATCCGAGGGTGGTGATGGGACACGGCGGGGGAGGGGCCCTGTCCGCCGAACTGGTGCAGCACATCTTCGCACCCGCCTTCGGCGGCGAGACGCTGTCGCAGCTCGGCGACTCCGCCGCCATCTCCCTCGGCGGTGTCCGGATGGCGTTCTCCACCGATTCCTACGTGGTGCGGCCCCTGTTCTTCCCGGGCGGCAGCATCGGCGACCTCGCGGTCAACGGCACCGTCAACGACCTCGCCATGAGCGGCGCACGGGCCGCCTACCTGTCCTGCGGCTTCATCCTGGAAGAGGGTGTCGAGATGTCCGTCGTGGCTCGGGTCGCCGAGACCCTCGGCGCGGCCGCACGGCGCGCGGGAGTCGAGGTGGTGACCGGTGACACGAAGGTCGTCGAAAGCGGTCACGGAGACGGTGTCTTCATCAACACCGCCGGGATCGGGCTCATCCCGTCAGGCGTGGACATCCGCCCCCAGCGTGTCGTCCCCGGCGACGTCGTCATCGTCAGCGGTGACATCGGCGTTCACGGAGTCGCGATCATGAGCGTGCGTGAGGGTCTGGAATTCGGTGTCGAGATCGAGAGTGACTGTGCGGCGCTGGGCGGCCTGGTGGACTGCATGCTTGCCGTAACGCCGGACCTCCACGTGCTGCGCGACCCCACCCGGGGCGGACTGGCCGCCGCGCTCAACGAGATCGCGGTCGCCTCCGGCGCCGGCGTCGTCATCCGGGAAGGTGACGTGCCTGTCCCGCCTGCCGTGGCCAACGCGTGCGCGATCCTGGGTCTCGACCCCCTCTACGTGGCCAATGAGGGCAAACTCGTGGCGTTCGTTCCGCGCGAACACGCGGACGCCGTCCTCGATGCGATGCGCGCACATCCACTGGGTGCGAACGCGCGAGTGATCGGCGAGGCCGTCGCGGAGCATCCGGGCATGGTGGT
- a CDS encoding DUF5947 family protein, giving the protein MSTAHKRTHPPASGLRRFAAPRTSRPEVCELCGAPIDDGNHRHMVDTENRALACACTPCAMLFEQSGAGGGRFRTVPDRYLADPDHQLDPGAWELLQIPVSVAFFFRNASLDRLVALYPSPAGATESELDPSTWQTALGKSRLAELLEPDVEALLLRRVEERTECYLVPVDICYELVGRMRMLWQGFDGGAEARADLTAFFDHIAQRSGTPEEAHRR; this is encoded by the coding sequence ATGAGCACGGCACACAAGCGGACACATCCGCCTGCATCGGGGCTGCGGCGGTTCGCCGCGCCGCGCACGTCTCGGCCTGAGGTGTGCGAACTGTGCGGAGCGCCGATCGACGACGGCAACCACCGGCACATGGTCGACACCGAGAACCGCGCCCTCGCCTGCGCCTGCACGCCGTGCGCCATGCTCTTCGAGCAGAGCGGCGCGGGTGGCGGGAGGTTCCGCACCGTCCCGGACCGCTATCTGGCGGACCCGGACCACCAACTCGACCCCGGTGCCTGGGAGCTCCTGCAGATCCCGGTCAGCGTCGCGTTCTTCTTCCGCAACGCCTCGCTCGACAGACTGGTCGCGCTCTACCCCAGCCCGGCGGGCGCCACCGAGAGCGAACTCGACCCGTCCACCTGGCAGACCGCACTCGGCAAGAGCCGTCTGGCCGAACTGCTCGAACCCGACGTGGAGGCTCTGCTCCTGCGCCGGGTGGAGGAGCGGACCGAGTGCTATCTCGTGCCGGTCGACATCTGCTACGAACTCGTGGGACGGATGCGCATGTTGTGGCAGGGCTTCGACGGCGGGGCGGAGGCCCGTGCCGATCTGACCGCGTTCTTCGATCACATCGCGCAGCGGTCCGGGACACCGGAGGAGGCGCACCGTCGATGA
- a CDS encoding nickel-dependent hydrogenase large subunit, whose amino-acid sequence MAPKTKTDSNGLVEMSWDPITRIVGSLGIHTKIDFKQKRVAECYSTSSVFRGYSVFMRGKDPRDAHFITSRICGICGDNHATCSVYAQNMAYGVKPPHLAEWIINLGESAEYMFDHNIFQENLVGVDYCEKMVRETNPGVLELAERTEAPHAAEHGYRTIADIMRSLNPLEGEFYREALQVSRYTREMFCLMEGRHVHPSTLYPGGVGTIASVQLFTDYMSRLMRYVEFMKRVVPLHDDLFDFFYEALPGYEEVGRRRVLLGCWGALNDPEYCDFTYANMTDWGRKMFVTPGIIVDGKLVTNDLTEINLGIRILLGSSYYEDWQGKEQFVTHDPLGNPVDPRHPWNQHTIPAPQKRDFEGNYSWVMSPRWFDGKDYLALDTGGGPIARLWSTALSGLVDTDYVKATGNSVVITLPRTMTKPETRFEWKIPKWSNALERNRARTYFQAYAAAIALHCAEKGLAEVRAGRTQTWEKFEVPDEGLGVGFTEAVRGVLSHHMVIRDGKIANYHPYPPTPWNASVRDTYGTPGPYEDAVQNTPIFEENTPENFKGIDIMRAVRSFDPCLPCGVHMYVGGGKTVQKMHVPTGLSGLAG is encoded by the coding sequence ATGGCACCAAAGACGAAGACCGACAGTAACGGCCTGGTGGAGATGTCCTGGGATCCGATCACCCGGATCGTGGGAAGCCTCGGCATCCACACCAAGATCGACTTCAAGCAGAAGCGGGTGGCGGAGTGCTACAGCACGTCGTCGGTCTTCCGCGGCTACAGCGTGTTCATGCGGGGCAAGGACCCCCGCGACGCGCACTTCATCACCAGCCGCATCTGCGGCATCTGCGGCGACAACCACGCCACCTGCTCCGTGTACGCGCAGAACATGGCGTACGGAGTGAAGCCTCCGCACCTCGCCGAGTGGATCATCAACCTCGGCGAGTCCGCTGAGTACATGTTCGACCACAACATCTTCCAGGAGAACCTGGTCGGGGTCGACTACTGCGAGAAGATGGTCCGCGAGACCAACCCCGGCGTGCTGGAACTCGCCGAGCGCACCGAGGCGCCGCACGCGGCAGAGCACGGCTACCGCACGATCGCCGACATCATGCGCTCGCTCAACCCGCTCGAGGGCGAGTTCTACCGCGAGGCCCTCCAGGTCAGCCGCTACACGCGCGAGATGTTCTGCCTGATGGAGGGCCGCCATGTGCACCCCTCCACGCTCTACCCGGGCGGCGTGGGCACCATCGCGTCCGTCCAGCTCTTCACCGACTACATGAGCCGCCTCATGCGCTACGTGGAGTTCATGAAGCGCGTAGTGCCCCTGCACGACGACCTGTTCGACTTCTTCTACGAGGCCCTGCCCGGGTACGAGGAAGTAGGCCGCCGCCGCGTTCTGCTCGGCTGCTGGGGCGCGCTCAACGACCCCGAGTACTGCGACTTCACGTACGCCAACATGACCGACTGGGGACGGAAGATGTTCGTCACCCCGGGCATCATCGTGGACGGCAAACTCGTCACCAACGACCTCACCGAGATCAACCTGGGCATCCGTATCCTGCTCGGCAGTTCGTACTACGAGGACTGGCAGGGCAAGGAGCAGTTCGTCACCCACGACCCGCTCGGCAATCCGGTCGACCCGCGCCACCCCTGGAACCAGCACACGATCCCCGCCCCCCAGAAGCGCGACTTCGAGGGCAACTACAGCTGGGTGATGTCGCCTCGCTGGTTCGACGGCAAGGACTACCTGGCGCTCGACACCGGCGGTGGCCCCATCGCCCGCCTGTGGTCGACCGCACTGTCGGGACTCGTCGACACCGACTACGTCAAGGCCACCGGCAACAGCGTCGTCATCACCCTGCCCCGCACGATGACCAAGCCCGAGACGCGCTTCGAATGGAAGATCCCGAAGTGGAGCAACGCGCTGGAGCGCAACCGGGCGCGCACCTACTTCCAGGCCTACGCCGCCGCCATCGCGCTGCACTGCGCCGAGAAGGGCCTGGCGGAGGTCCGCGCCGGGCGTACCCAGACCTGGGAGAAGTTCGAGGTGCCCGACGAGGGCCTGGGCGTCGGCTTCACCGAGGCGGTACGCGGAGTCCTGTCCCATCACATGGTGATCCGCGACGGAAAGATCGCCAACTACCATCCCTATCCGCCGACTCCGTGGAACGCCAGCGTGCGGGACACCTACGGAACCCCGGGCCCGTACGAGGACGCCGTGCAGAACACGCCGATCTTCGAGGAGAACACCCCGGAGAACTTCAAGGGCATCGACATCATGCGGGCGGTGCGCAGCTTCGACCCCTGTCTGCCCTGCGGTGTCCACATGTACGTCGGCGGCGGCAAGACCGTGCAGAAGATGCACGTGCCGACCGGACTGAGCGGGCTGGCCGGATGA
- a CDS encoding DUF6084 family protein, which produces MTEFSFSCVGVRADQYAAGPTLVFRLRIDASEQTRVHALALRCQMRIEPARRGYDADEAEGLHDLFGRRARWGSTLQPLQFAQISLMVPSFTGQTEVDLVVPCTYDMDVASTRYFHALSSGDVPLLMLFSGTAFTGAGGFHVEPVPWDREAAYLMPVKVWQEMIDQHFPGTGWVRLPRDTMDDLLAFRSRRALSSWEATVRALLESAGSDALSQTTERSAP; this is translated from the coding sequence ATGACGGAGTTCTCGTTCTCCTGCGTCGGCGTGCGCGCCGACCAGTACGCCGCCGGCCCCACCCTGGTCTTCCGGCTGCGCATCGACGCATCCGAGCAGACGCGCGTGCACGCGCTCGCCCTGCGCTGCCAGATGCGCATCGAACCGGCCAGGCGCGGCTACGACGCCGACGAGGCCGAAGGACTGCATGACCTCTTCGGCCGCCGAGCCCGCTGGGGCAGCACCCTCCAGCCACTGCAGTTCGCACAGATCTCCCTCATGGTCCCCAGTTTCACCGGGCAGACGGAAGTCGACCTGGTCGTGCCCTGCACGTACGACATGGACGTCGCCTCCACCCGCTACTTCCACGCTCTGTCGAGTGGCGACGTGCCGCTCCTCATGCTCTTTTCCGGGACCGCGTTCACCGGGGCCGGAGGGTTCCACGTCGAGCCCGTGCCCTGGGACCGCGAGGCCGCCTACCTCATGCCGGTCAAGGTGTGGCAGGAGATGATCGACCAGCACTTCCCGGGAACCGGCTGGGTGAGGCTGCCCCGCGACACCATGGACGACCTGCTGGCCTTCCGTTCGCGTCGGGCGCTGTCCTCCTGGGAAGCGACGGTGCGCGCCCTCCTGGAATCCGCTGGCTCGGATGCTCTGTCCCAGACCACCGAGAGGTCGGCGCCGTGA
- the hypD gene encoding hydrogenase formation protein HypD, whose translation MKYLDEFQDPDLARRLLDDIHSVVTRPWALMEVCGGQTHTIIRHGIDQLLPDQVELIHGPGCPVCVTPLEVIDKALEIASRPGVIFCSFGDMLRVPGTGRDLFQVRGEGGDVRVVYSPLDALHIAQQNPDREVVFFGIGFETTAPPNAMTVYQARKLGIRNFSLLVSHVRVPPAIEAIMQSPNCRVQGFLAAGHVCSVMGIGEYPELADRYRVPIVVTGFEPLDILEGVRRTVLQLERGEHTVDNAYPRAVRPEGNPAAQAMLADVFEGTDRAWRGIGVIPDSGWRLSSRYRDFDAEHRFSVAGIDTREPAECRSGEVLQGLLKPNECAAFGTTCTPRNPLGATMVSSEGACAAYYLYRRLDITTAPLEASPVA comes from the coding sequence GTGAAGTACCTCGACGAGTTCCAGGATCCGGACCTGGCGCGGCGTCTGCTCGACGACATCCACTCCGTGGTGACAAGGCCATGGGCCCTCATGGAAGTGTGCGGCGGACAGACGCACACCATCATCCGGCATGGAATCGATCAACTCCTGCCCGATCAGGTGGAGTTGATTCACGGGCCGGGGTGTCCCGTGTGCGTCACCCCGCTCGAGGTCATCGACAAGGCTCTCGAGATCGCCTCCCGGCCGGGAGTGATCTTCTGCTCCTTCGGTGACATGCTGCGGGTGCCGGGCACCGGGCGAGACCTCTTCCAGGTGCGCGGTGAGGGCGGCGACGTGCGCGTCGTGTACTCGCCGCTGGACGCTCTGCACATCGCCCAGCAGAACCCCGACCGGGAAGTGGTGTTCTTCGGCATCGGCTTCGAAACGACCGCCCCGCCCAACGCCATGACGGTCTATCAGGCACGCAAGCTGGGCATCAGGAACTTCAGTCTCCTGGTGTCGCACGTGCGGGTCCCGCCGGCGATCGAGGCCATCATGCAGTCCCCGAACTGCCGGGTCCAGGGATTCCTCGCCGCCGGACATGTCTGCAGCGTGATGGGCATCGGCGAGTATCCCGAACTCGCGGACCGTTATCGCGTTCCGATCGTGGTCACCGGCTTCGAACCTCTCGACATTCTGGAAGGCGTACGCCGGACCGTGCTGCAACTGGAGCGGGGTGAGCACACGGTCGACAACGCTTATCCGCGCGCCGTCCGGCCCGAGGGAAATCCCGCGGCCCAGGCCATGCTGGCGGACGTCTTCGAGGGCACCGACCGGGCCTGGCGCGGCATCGGTGTCATCCCGGACAGCGGCTGGCGGCTCTCCTCCCGGTACCGCGACTTCGACGCCGAGCACCGATTCTCGGTGGCCGGCATCGACACCCGTGAACCCGCGGAGTGCCGCAGCGGCGAAGTTCTGCAGGGCTTGCTGAAGCCGAACGAGTGCGCCGCATTCGGCACCACCTGCACACCGCGCAACCCACTCGGAGCCACGATGGTCTCGAGCGAGGGTGCGTGTGCCGCCTACTACCTGTACCGACGCCTCGACATCACCACCGCACCGCTGGAGGCGAGCCCCGTTGCCTGA
- a CDS encoding DUF6893 family small protein, translating to MKKSVIGAIAVVALAALARQFMPDVQRYLRMRSM from the coding sequence ATGAAGAAGTCCGTGATCGGGGCCATCGCCGTCGTCGCGCTCGCTGCGCTGGCTCGGCAGTTCATGCCCGACGTCCAGCGCTACCTGCGTATGAGAAGCATGTAA
- the hypF gene encoding carbamoyltransferase HypF, producing MSTLQPGPAVAQAVQRRRVTVRGVVQGVGFRPFLYTLATSLELAGHVTNTEDGVVAEVEGDHSAVARFCDRIAQQAPPLALVESVEHEQVPLTGGSGFAIVASRSQGSSRTLVSPDTATCAACLAEMTDPGDRRHRHPFITCTHCGPRFTIVTGLPYDRAHTTMAGFPMCAECTSEYTDPADRRFHAQPVSCRSCGPRLSLVYGSPRPDTDVDPIHEARALLAAGAILAVKGIGGYHLACDAENSQAVAALRSRKGRGDKPFAVMVKRLADIEHLVRISPPERTLLTGRARPIVLLRGRIEAPSGDLRLSDAVAPGSPDLGVMLPYTPVHHLLLGLPGDPDGPRVLVMTSGNVAGEPIVTDDAEALERLAPLADAWLTHDRPIHVPCDDSVVRVCDGERMTVRRARGYAPLPVSLPVPVRPSLAVGGDLKNTFCLGEGGRAWLSAHIGDMDDLQTQHAFARAERQLETITGVEPGVLASDRHPGYRSGQWAERHANSRRVVRVQHHHAHVAAVMAEHGLDGTEPVIGIAFDGTGYGDDGAVWGGEILLADYDTSRRLGHLAYVPLPGGDAAVSRPYRMALAHLREAGIEWTDDLPSVIACPHDERRVLARQLERSLNCVPTSSMGRLFDAVSSLAGVCHLVGYEAQAAIELEAAALRAAVDGDGAGYRFALSPETSEPMTADPGPVVRAVVEDVRAGAEPEVVAARFHAAAADLVRRICAVARDRYGTATVVLTGGVFANVLLSSACARGLGEDGFTVLRAGEVPPNDGGLALGQLMIAGRAIAV from the coding sequence GTGAGCACACTTCAGCCCGGCCCGGCCGTCGCCCAGGCGGTTCAGCGCCGTCGCGTCACCGTACGAGGTGTCGTACAGGGTGTCGGGTTCCGTCCGTTCCTGTACACCCTGGCCACGTCGCTGGAGCTGGCAGGGCACGTGACGAACACCGAGGACGGTGTCGTCGCCGAGGTCGAGGGAGATCACTCCGCCGTCGCCCGGTTCTGCGACCGGATCGCTCAACAGGCCCCGCCACTGGCCCTGGTGGAGTCCGTGGAACACGAGCAGGTCCCCCTCACGGGTGGCAGCGGATTCGCCATCGTCGCCTCGCGGTCGCAGGGATCGTCACGCACACTCGTCTCCCCTGACACGGCCACCTGTGCCGCGTGCCTCGCCGAAATGACCGACCCCGGCGACCGTCGGCACCGTCACCCGTTCATCACGTGCACACACTGCGGGCCGCGCTTCACCATCGTCACCGGTCTCCCTTACGACCGTGCGCACACCACCATGGCCGGCTTCCCGATGTGTGCCGAATGCACAAGCGAGTACACGGACCCGGCAGACCGCCGATTCCACGCCCAGCCCGTCTCCTGCCGTTCCTGCGGCCCGCGCCTGAGCCTTGTGTACGGGTCGCCCCGACCCGATACCGACGTCGACCCGATCCACGAGGCACGCGCCCTCCTGGCCGCCGGCGCCATCCTCGCCGTCAAGGGCATCGGCGGCTACCACCTCGCTTGCGACGCCGAGAACTCCCAGGCCGTGGCCGCGCTGCGCAGCCGCAAGGGACGGGGCGACAAGCCGTTCGCGGTGATGGTGAAGCGCCTCGCCGACATCGAGCACCTGGTGCGCATCAGTCCCCCCGAGCGGACCCTTCTCACTGGTAGAGCCCGGCCGATTGTCCTGCTGAGAGGCCGAATTGAAGCTCCGTCAGGGGATCTTCGACTCTCGGACGCGGTGGCACCGGGCAGTCCCGATCTGGGGGTCATGCTTCCGTACACCCCCGTGCACCACCTGCTGCTCGGCCTGCCCGGGGACCCGGACGGGCCGCGAGTGCTGGTGATGACGAGCGGCAACGTGGCCGGTGAGCCCATCGTCACCGACGACGCCGAGGCATTGGAGCGGCTGGCGCCGCTGGCCGACGCGTGGCTCACCCACGACCGCCCCATCCACGTGCCCTGCGACGACTCCGTGGTGCGCGTGTGCGACGGGGAACGGATGACGGTACGCCGCGCTCGTGGCTACGCCCCGCTGCCGGTCTCCCTGCCGGTGCCCGTCAGGCCGTCGCTCGCGGTGGGGGGTGACCTCAAGAACACGTTCTGCCTCGGCGAAGGCGGGAGGGCCTGGCTGTCCGCGCACATCGGAGACATGGACGACCTCCAGACGCAGCACGCCTTCGCGCGCGCAGAGCGGCAGTTGGAGACGATCACAGGTGTGGAGCCCGGAGTGCTGGCGTCGGACCGGCACCCCGGTTACCGATCCGGGCAGTGGGCCGAACGGCACGCGAACTCCCGCCGGGTCGTACGGGTGCAGCACCATCACGCTCATGTCGCCGCGGTCATGGCCGAGCACGGCCTGGACGGCACCGAGCCTGTCATCGGCATCGCATTCGACGGCACGGGATACGGCGACGACGGGGCGGTGTGGGGCGGCGAGATCCTGCTGGCGGATTACGACACGTCCCGGCGTCTTGGGCATCTGGCGTACGTCCCCCTGCCGGGCGGCGACGCCGCCGTGAGCCGCCCGTACCGGATGGCGCTCGCGCATCTCCGGGAGGCGGGCATCGAATGGACGGACGACCTGCCCAGTGTGATCGCCTGCCCGCATGACGAACGGCGGGTACTGGCACGGCAGTTGGAGCGGAGTCTGAACTGTGTGCCGACGTCGAGCATGGGCCGGCTCTTCGACGCCGTCTCATCCCTGGCAGGTGTGTGTCACCTGGTGGGATACGAGGCGCAGGCCGCCATCGAGCTGGAGGCTGCCGCGCTGCGGGCGGCCGTGGACGGAGACGGCGCCGGCTACCGATTCGCGCTGAGCCCGGAAACGTCGGAGCCGATGACTGCCGACCCCGGGCCTGTGGTGAGAGCCGTGGTCGAGGACGTTCGCGCAGGCGCGGAGCCGGAGGTCGTCGCGGCCCGCTTCCATGCTGCGGCAGCAGATCTCGTGCGCCGGATCTGTGCGGTGGCGCGCGATCGGTACGGCACGGCCACTGTCGTCCTGACCGGTGGTGTGTTCGCCAACGTCCTGCTGTCCTCGGCTTGCGCACGGGGGCTCGGGGAGGACGGATTCACAGTGCTGCGTGCCGGCGAAGTCCCGCCGAACGACGGGGGGCTGGCGCTCGGTCAGTTGATGATCGCGGGGCGTGCAATCGCAGTATGA
- a CDS encoding HypC/HybG/HupF family hydrogenase formation chaperone: protein MCLAVPGRVTEIEDRDGTRMATVDFGGVVKEVCLEYLPDLQVGEYAIVHVGFALQKLDEESARQTLELFENLGMLQEEFGDPWELAAEASGPQWADNEEVPQEAQQ from the coding sequence ATGTGCCTGGCGGTACCCGGGAGAGTGACGGAAATCGAGGATCGAGACGGCACCCGCATGGCCACCGTCGACTTCGGCGGCGTGGTCAAGGAGGTGTGCCTGGAGTACCTGCCGGACCTTCAGGTGGGCGAATACGCCATCGTCCATGTGGGATTCGCGCTCCAGAAACTGGACGAGGAATCGGCAAGGCAGACGCTGGAGCTCTTCGAGAATCTCGGCATGCTCCAGGAGGAGTTCGGCGACCCGTGGGAGCTTGCGGCCGAAGCAAGCGGACCTCAGTGGGCCGACAACGAGGAAGTTCCACAGGAGGCCCAACAGTGA